The following proteins are encoded in a genomic region of Triticum dicoccoides isolate Atlit2015 ecotype Zavitan chromosome 1B, WEW_v2.0, whole genome shotgun sequence:
- the LOC119336772 gene encoding uncharacterized protein LOC119336772 codes for IAYLLPLSAVAALQPPLLIPSRVRRFLGIPSNTMTSVAAAVALLRLPLARLSSHLRSLPAPPVPSARLRLRLSAPRRPLCSLLTSGHGLAVAAVSEAVAAADEEEFEATEEQQEEAPPSFVLPRLPRPKLDVKERKELASYAHGLGKKLKSQQVGKGGVTPNLVTAFTDNLESNELLKLKIHGNCPGELPDVIRELEESTGSIAVDQIGRSVILYRPSSSKMKKREEVARNREEYARNNPRFGKSENAFEERPRNNSAGRRFVKSGSTFRTQQKRRPVASKGSSYSRG; via the exons GCAGTTGCGGCCTTGCAGCCCCCCCTGCTTATCCCCTCCCGTGTCCGTCGCTTCCTCGGCATTCCGTCGAACACCATGACGAGCGTGGCGGCGGCTGTcgccctcctccgcctccctctcgcCCGCCTCTCCTCCCACCTCCGGTCTCTCCCTGCCCCTCCCGTTCCGTCcgctcgcctccgcctccgcctctccGCACCCCGCCGCCCTCTGTGCTCCCTCCTCACCAGCGGCCACGGCCTCGCCGTAGCGGCCGtgtccgaggcggtggccgcggcggaTGAAGAGGAGTTCGAAGCGACGGAGGAGCAGCAGGaggaggcgcccccttccttcgTGCTCCCGCGGCTGCCGCGGCCGAAGCTCGACGTGAAGGAGCGGAAGGAGCTCGCCTCGTACGCGCACGGCCTCGGCAAGAAGCTCAAGTCGCAGCAGGTGGGAAAGGGCGGCGTCACGCCCAACCTCGTCACCGCCTTCACGGACAACCTCGAGTCCAACGAGCTCCTCAAG CTAAAAATTCATGGGAACTGCCCTGGAGAACTACCTGATGTGATACGAGAACTTGAGGAGTCAACCGGATCCATTGCTGTCGACCAAATCGGCCGCTCAGTTATTCTATATAGGCCTAGCTCCAGCAAGATGAAAAAGAGGGAAGAAGTTGCTAGAAACAGGGAAGAGTATGCAAGAAACAATCCAAGGTTTGGAAAATCTGAAAATGCATTTGAAGAACGTCCTAGGAACAACAGCGCAGGCAGGAGATTCGTAAAATCTGGGTCGACATTTAGGACTCAACAGAAGAGAAGACCGGTAGCATCCAAGGGGTCGTCATACAGTCGAGGGTAG